In a single window of the Arachis hypogaea cultivar Tifrunner chromosome 6, arahy.Tifrunner.gnm2.J5K5, whole genome shotgun sequence genome:
- the LOC112697378 gene encoding uncharacterized protein has translation MVDLQTVCCMCGDVGFPDKLFRCNKCRNRFQHSYCSNYYGELPEIQVCDWCQSEEKSSTRHVIGSSTSKKSVTPAGNDPGITTRSEYSGDKIKHHDREDAAASDKGKSPTPSPRPTTRRYKLLKDVMC, from the exons ATGGTGGATCTTCAAACCGTTTGCTGCATGTGCGGTGATGTTGGTTTCCCTGACAAGCTTTTCCGTTGCAACAAATGTCGAAACCGCTTCCAGCACTC GTATTGTAGCAATTACTATGGGGAATTACCGGAGATACAAGTGTGTGATTGGTGCCAAAGCGAGGAAAAGAGCAGCACAAGGCATGTTATTGGATCCTCCACTTCCAAGAAATCCGTTACGCCCGCCGGAAACGATCCCGGAATCACCACCCGTTCCGAATATTCCGGCGACAAAATCAAGCACCACGATCGCGAAGACGCCGCCGCCTCCGACAAGGGAAAGAGCCCCACGCCGTCGCCGCGCCCCACCACACGCAGGTACAAGCTTCTCAAGGATGTAATGTGTTAG